DNA sequence from the Acipenser ruthenus chromosome 8, fAciRut3.2 maternal haplotype, whole genome shotgun sequence genome:
CTTCTAAGGGTGGGAAGTGAGCGTCACACCCCAAGGGGGAGACCGTTACAGAGGGTGCAGTTACAGAGGTGGAGCAGACGAACAGAAGAGGAAATGTattggaggaggaggggaggatggttgaaaacaaaagaaaatgcaagacagagagcaaactcaaggcttggggtttaaataggggattAGCAGGTGCTATTGGAAGGAAGGAAGTAGGGGGAGGAGCGCTCATTCATGCCCCCcaaataacacacaagtttaCAAGATACAAAAAAATCATCTGGCAGAATGAATGCAGCATATATAGTTTGGTATATCTGTAATAGATCAGGGTTTTGAGTTTTAGGGTGGTGGTAATAAAGTTGCCCCTGTTAGCATTGATATAAACCCCAATATGATGCAGCCACAATTCACAGTCAGGTGTTAAATGGGTACACACATCCATACCTGTACATGCAAACATTTACAGCttctggtttctcttcagttAGGATATGTAACCCTATTTCTGAAATGCATAGCTTTTTTGAGTTACTATTCAATATATTGTATTtgcttaaatacaaaaaaaggggaaaaaagaaaaaacaaaatcgcCTACTACTGTAATTGTGCTATTTGGATTTCattgtatttatacattttagtGTATATTATACAGGGGGGTTAATCAGTGCTATCATTTCTACAAAGAAGTGTAATCAGGACCCAGGTCTTACCTTTTAGCTCAGTGGCACTGTTTCTGGGCTCCACCTCAGTTTTGTTGTGCTGCAGGAGTTTTCCGTCCACAGTGTCCGTCTTGACCTGGCCCAGGTTCCTCAGGAGGCACATGGCGTCGAAGCCTTCTTCCCCGTTAACCTGGAGGTGCTCCAGCACCTTGAGACACTTGTAGGATTTCAGCTCACTGAGGTTCTCCTCCAAGAAGAGCAAGTAGAGGCTCAGGTCGTCATAGAACCTAGAGCCAAATTCCAACACTCCGAAGGTTGGCAGGATTTGATAGGCCTTGAGGAAATCTGAGCTTTGCCTTATCGGCACCAGGATTGTGTAGATTACCACGGGCGCCAGCAGAGTGTAGACTATTAAGTTAACATAGCTAAGCAGCTGAAAGACTCCAACCGCTATGAGTTTGCATTGAAAAAACTGGGGAATGTCTGTTTGGTTTTTTAAGATTCCAGTTCGAATGCTGCACTTAAACTCATCGGTAATGGCCGCCAGGTTGATGTAATATCCCAAGTAGATGCAAGCGAATAGAAGTATGATGAAAGTTACGATTCGGCAGATGAGGTACTTGATAATCAGGTTTTTGGTAGATTTCTTTGTCTTTAGGTACTGTTCCACTAACGGATACCTAAAGCAGCCTTCAGTCAAGTCCCATAAactaagaaaaatataaaaatgatgtttttatttatttgacaagaTATACATGGTGACAGCAGCACATACAGAACATTAAAAGGCATTTACGTATTAATTTAAGGAAACAGAACATTTCTGAATATATAGCCAACAGACACACGGTTGGtaaaagatttctttttttatttgagatTTTTATAAGACATTACTAAAGACATTGTGTACGATTCATTACAACACCCTAAACCTAGCCACGGTCTGAACCTAAACCTAATAACCTCATAAAAAGTTacttcctttttttgttgttgctgtaatGTACAGTTCGGACAGCTGACCCAGTCTCCCATAGCACTGTTTGAACCCATTTTCTTGCAGTTTTGTGGTGATTACATTGATATTGTGGTGTTATAATTTTAGGTGCCCAGTTTAACTGCTGAAACTGGACTAATTGTGACTACAAAGAGTAGGGCTGGGGATTTTCTAGATAATTGATTATAAAAACATGAAAGTAATTCATTTGATTGACCTGATTAAGTATTGCAGCACTAGATGAGAGATCCTACAAAATAAGGTGTGGTATGTTCTCTGTAAGGAGGGTATCGTGAATTCTTGTGTTTGTATACTAATGAAATACTGGTTCTCACCCCCCTCACCTTGTGCGTGTGTCCCCGGCTGCAGAGTCAAGCTTCCCGTTGCTGGTGAAGCTCTTGGCCAGCTTGATGGATCGGTTGTAGGACCTGTCCAGCTCCTCCATGATGAAGGCGAGGTCCGAGTACAGGTGCGGCGCCGCAGTGAAGCGCCAGAACAGGGACGGAATGTACATCAGAATCGCCACCAGCAACAGGATGTAGGGGAAAAACTAGAgagtgggggaaaaaacaaacaaaagaaaagtctATTTTAATGAATCTAAACATCTGTGGATCTAAACCCAGCTGCTGTTTTCCCCCAGGGTCCATTTACTGACATGCTGACCCaggttttaaaatccagtttCTACACGTCTTATTAGCATGAGCAATACTACCACTGGGCCCCCTTCtattctgttgaagatctttttgtTCTCTGCTCCCATTTTATTCTTTAATTTGGACAATGCTGTTAATTTAAATGTTGCTGCTGCATCCTGTCATGTTAACAAcgattaacacacacacacacctaaaacCCCACAGTTTATTATACAATTTTTTGcaataaaaatgttaatacaaATG
Encoded proteins:
- the LOC117405958 gene encoding pannexin-1 translates to MAIAHVATEYVFSDFLLKEPSESKYKGVRLELAVDKIVTCISVGLPLLLISLAFAQEVSVGTQISCFSPSSFSWRQAAFVDSFCWATVQKHHLSQNDSERVPLWLHKFFPYILLLVAILMYIPSLFWRFTAAPHLYSDLAFIMEELDRSYNRSIKLAKSFTSNGKLDSAAGDTRTSLWDLTEGCFRYPLVEQYLKTKKSTKNLIIKYLICRIVTFIILLFACIYLGYYINLAAITDEFKCSIRTGILKNQTDIPQFFQCKLIAVGVFQLLSYVNLIVYTLLAPVVIYTILVPIRQSSDFLKAYQILPTFGVLEFGSRFYDDLSLYLLFLEENLSELKSYKCLKVLEHLQVNGEEGFDAMCLLRNLGQVKTDTVDGKLLQHNKTEVEPRNSATELKDLSNESLEDGVKNDRKEKEDKKVRQRLLESTSTC